In Hamadaea flava, a genomic segment contains:
- a CDS encoding VWA domain-containing protein, with product MAAGHFAINTGSVPGRHRPPRRPVRAVALVTAVLAVVAASAYAAVRLTDDNASGCAPSGTPIRVAAAPEIADAVRQTISGLCLSAEVTATDPADVSAIIAGQRNVTLAGVGQPDGDAKAPDIWIPDSSTWLARLSNASPTLAATDTVSIARSPVVVAMPEPVAKTLGWPTAKLTWQALLQKMTTDTKLHVGTSEPARDAAALSGLLALGQAASTSAGGQTATTAALRALSAGRSALRTDVLARFPRSAEPAALASGLSAAPMSEQAVLAYNAAKPPVKLAALYLDPAPVALDYPLTVLPGADAGRKQAATQIREALQSDAFRSKLAGAGLRLPDGTPSTGLTLPQGAPTPQVTPPPSATQRAAVAAGVDKALSTWIAVTLPARMLAVIDVSGSMLERVPTAGNATREQVTLEAARRGLGLFDDSWAVGLWTFSTELEGSKDYRQLIPIGPLSTQRTSLLAKLEAIQPKQTGDTGLYDTLLAAYQTVQHDWDPGRVNSIVMMTDGDNDDDNGISHADLLAKLKQLADPKRPIQVIIIGIGPSVNAAPLKQVTDLTGGGVFTAKDPAKIGEIFLQAISLRAAGLH from the coding sequence ATGGCAGCAGGCCATTTCGCCATCAACACTGGGTCGGTGCCAGGCCGACACCGTCCACCTCGACGCCCCGTCCGCGCCGTCGCTCTCGTGACGGCTGTCCTTGCCGTGGTCGCCGCCAGCGCGTACGCGGCCGTGCGGTTGACCGACGACAACGCGAGCGGCTGCGCCCCCTCCGGTACGCCGATCCGCGTCGCCGCCGCGCCCGAGATCGCCGACGCCGTCCGGCAGACGATCAGCGGACTCTGCTTGTCCGCCGAAGTGACCGCGACCGACCCGGCCGACGTCTCGGCGATCATCGCGGGCCAGCGCAACGTCACGCTGGCCGGCGTCGGGCAGCCCGACGGCGACGCCAAGGCGCCCGACATCTGGATCCCGGACTCCTCGACCTGGCTCGCCCGGCTCTCGAACGCCTCCCCCACGCTCGCCGCGACCGACACCGTGTCGATCGCGCGCAGCCCCGTCGTGGTGGCGATGCCGGAGCCGGTCGCCAAGACGCTCGGCTGGCCGACGGCCAAGCTGACCTGGCAGGCCCTGCTCCAGAAGATGACGACGGACACGAAGCTGCACGTCGGCACGTCCGAACCTGCCCGCGACGCGGCCGCCCTGTCTGGGCTGCTCGCCCTGGGCCAAGCCGCGTCGACGTCGGCGGGCGGGCAGACCGCCACGACGGCCGCCCTCCGGGCGCTGTCGGCCGGCCGGTCGGCGCTGCGTACGGATGTGCTCGCCCGCTTCCCGCGGTCGGCCGAGCCAGCCGCCCTCGCCTCCGGCCTTTCCGCCGCGCCGATGTCCGAGCAGGCCGTGCTGGCCTACAACGCGGCCAAGCCGCCGGTGAAGCTCGCCGCGCTCTACCTCGACCCCGCGCCGGTGGCGCTGGACTATCCGCTCACCGTCCTGCCCGGGGCCGACGCCGGTCGCAAGCAGGCTGCCACCCAGATCCGCGAGGCCCTCCAGTCCGACGCCTTCCGGTCGAAGCTCGCCGGAGCCGGCCTGCGCCTGCCGGACGGTACGCCGAGCACCGGGCTCACCCTGCCGCAAGGCGCCCCGACGCCGCAGGTCACGCCGCCGCCGAGCGCCACTCAGCGCGCCGCTGTGGCCGCCGGGGTCGACAAGGCGCTGTCCACCTGGATCGCCGTCACCCTCCCGGCCCGGATGCTGGCCGTCATCGACGTCTCCGGCTCGATGCTGGAGCGCGTACCCACGGCGGGCAACGCCACCCGGGAACAGGTCACCCTGGAAGCCGCCCGGCGCGGCCTCGGGCTGTTCGACGACTCGTGGGCCGTCGGCCTGTGGACGTTCTCCACCGAACTCGAAGGCTCCAAGGACTACCGGCAGCTCATCCCGATCGGGCCATTGTCGACACAGCGCACGTCGCTGCTGGCCAAGCTGGAGGCGATCCAGCCCAAGCAGACCGGCGACACCGGGCTCTACGACACGCTGCTCGCGGCGTACCAGACGGTGCAGCACGACTGGGACCCCGGCCGGGTCAACTCGATCGTGATGATGACCGACGGCGACAACGACGACGACAACGGCATCTCGCACGCCGATCTGCTCGCCAAGCTCAAGCAGCTGGCCGACCCGAAGCGGCCGATCCAGGTGATCATCATCGGCATCGGGCCATCGGTGAACGCCGCACCGCTGAAGCAGGTCACCGATCTGACCGGGGGCGGCGTGTTCACCGCCAAGGACCCCGCGAAGATCGGGGAGATCTTCCTGCAGGCCATCTCCCTGCGAGCCGCCGGCCTCCACTGA
- a CDS encoding nucleotidyl transferase AbiEii/AbiGii toxin family protein yields the protein MTPAEQEAIERIALTTAAPWEFALGGGRALLAHGVTERPSEGVDLFTVDDTAVRPAAEAVMDALADAGFSVWEVGDESDLFDDLADILIELAVIGDDGASTPVSLGVQPRSLPPVDLGAGPVTSVEDLAAIKVAAMVNRAEIRDFIDVAAFLQRFDRDRLLDLVNTVDPALTAEDYAACVRQLDGCRDERIRCYGADPVGVRAAFADWPRD from the coding sequence ATGACCCCCGCCGAGCAGGAGGCGATCGAGCGGATCGCCCTCACCACCGCCGCGCCCTGGGAGTTCGCGCTCGGCGGCGGCCGGGCGCTGCTGGCTCACGGAGTCACCGAGCGCCCGAGCGAAGGCGTGGACCTGTTCACCGTGGACGACACGGCGGTCCGCCCGGCCGCCGAGGCGGTGATGGACGCGCTGGCTGACGCCGGGTTCTCGGTGTGGGAGGTCGGCGACGAGTCCGACCTGTTCGACGACTTGGCCGACATCCTCATCGAACTGGCGGTCATCGGCGACGACGGCGCTTCGACGCCGGTGTCGCTGGGCGTACAGCCGCGCTCGCTGCCTCCGGTCGACCTGGGCGCCGGTCCGGTGACCTCCGTGGAGGATCTGGCCGCCATCAAGGTCGCGGCCATGGTCAACCGGGCCGAGATCCGCGACTTCATCGACGTCGCGGCGTTCCTCCAGCGGTTCGACCGGGATCGGCTGCTCGATCTGGTGAACACCGTCGATCCAGCGCTCACCGCCGAGGACTACGCGGCGTGCGTACGCCAGCTCGACGGCTGCCGGGACGAGCGGATTCGCTGCTATGGAGCCGATCCCGTAGGCGTACGCGCGGCGTTCGCGGACTGGCCGCGTGACTAA
- a CDS encoding GNAT family N-acetyltransferase, which yields METTFRSARFAELTAATLYDLLKLRVDVFVVEQECPYPELDGRDPEPGTVHVWAADETGEILGYLRILDDGAELRIGRVVTSPKARGSGLGGQLMEQALAVVGDRPSVLDAQSHLTRFYERFGYAVAGPEFVEDGIPHTPMRRETPTRH from the coding sequence GTGGAGACGACATTCCGGTCCGCCCGGTTCGCCGAGCTGACCGCGGCCACCCTCTATGACCTGCTGAAACTGCGGGTCGACGTGTTCGTGGTCGAGCAGGAGTGTCCCTATCCGGAATTGGACGGGCGCGATCCCGAGCCGGGCACGGTGCACGTCTGGGCCGCCGACGAGACCGGCGAGATCCTGGGTTACCTGCGAATCCTCGACGACGGTGCGGAGCTGCGGATCGGCCGGGTGGTCACGTCGCCGAAGGCACGCGGCAGCGGCCTGGGCGGCCAGCTGATGGAGCAGGCCCTGGCGGTCGTCGGCGATCGACCCAGCGTCCTCGACGCACAGTCGCATCTCACGCGGTTCTACGAGCGCTTCGGGTACGCCGTAGCCGGGCCTGAGTTCGTCGAAGACGGGATTCCACATACCCCGATGCGGCGCGAAACACCGACGCGGCACTAA
- a CDS encoding putative bifunctional diguanylate cyclase/phosphodiesterase: MIGLILAYWLIPPMRTIALVAVGVGGATAILVGVRRHRTDRWPAWVLLAVGILMITFGEAIYSIQGPARSFPGIPELLFVAAYGPLCLGLVLMGRPRTLSTDLMLILDTIAVGLAATLVVWITLVRPAVLSLHLTGYAKLIVIAGNVGYAAVLASAALVAVAWRANAALRVLGLGLIAFLIADYLYGTEIIAGTWTPGGLADLGFPIFFALSGAAALQPSMTAVASRAHARNQLGARLVMVAIGLLVAPTTLLVAATSGPVTTGFAIAITAVAIGLVMITRIFLSARAYQQKAAREASLRVASRALMLATDRPQIDAGVTAALRQLVPTATAHIREPGDPPVEGLPLALDGGEPRFALGIMVFRGPPDRLDELTPTLQALADQAASAYSRVRTVEKLAAEQREQYFRTLVQTSTDVTLISRDGAIEYATPSARDLFGVDVVGANLDDLVERSGGGSWPDVVEADEGEVHLPDCSLAVLVHRRDLADDPTVCGVVTTLRDVTAERDLRRDLAHQASHDVITGLANPRLFRHALAEAVRTPGVAVILLDIDDFKLVNDMYGHPVGDYLLVTCARRIESAIGPADLAARIGGDEFGVVLGDCPDVDVARDVAQRLSDLLAEPVEVDGMMIESRASVGIAHVAGGGDDSQLMQKADMALYAAKSGGKGRWRQYDGEMSIPARNHVEVGRRLRATMESGELMLYYQPIVDLVTGETVGVEALLRLQDDGDPMPPPQIVAAAESTGLIGRLGEWILDRALADLPQFQLPGRDPCYVSVNVSARQLRRTDFSATVRRALKSSRVDPRLLVLEVTENILIENDDERPWAYLDELHALGVRIAIDDYGTGYASLGYLRQPSVDIVKIDRNLLTDLTPRATRLIEGVSSTLRYLGVDQIAEGVETEHARAILVDAGCPYGQGFLFSPPLPVDKVVRWLRLPDVTAGS, translated from the coding sequence ATGATCGGACTGATCCTCGCGTACTGGCTCATACCTCCGATGCGGACCATCGCCTTGGTCGCTGTGGGTGTCGGTGGAGCGACCGCGATCCTCGTCGGCGTACGCCGTCATCGCACCGATCGCTGGCCGGCCTGGGTCCTGCTGGCGGTCGGCATCCTCATGATCACCTTCGGCGAGGCGATCTACTCGATCCAGGGACCGGCACGGAGCTTCCCAGGCATACCTGAGCTGCTGTTCGTGGCCGCGTACGGGCCGCTCTGCCTCGGCCTCGTCTTGATGGGCCGCCCGCGTACGCTGTCGACCGACCTGATGCTGATCCTGGACACCATCGCCGTCGGGCTGGCCGCGACGCTGGTCGTCTGGATCACATTGGTCCGCCCAGCGGTGTTGAGCCTGCATCTGACTGGGTATGCCAAGTTAATCGTGATCGCTGGAAACGTCGGGTACGCCGCCGTCCTTGCCAGCGCCGCCCTCGTGGCCGTCGCCTGGCGTGCCAACGCGGCGCTCCGCGTCCTCGGCCTGGGCCTGATCGCGTTCCTGATCGCCGACTACCTCTACGGCACCGAGATCATCGCGGGCACGTGGACTCCGGGCGGGCTGGCCGATCTCGGTTTCCCCATCTTCTTCGCGCTCAGCGGGGCGGCCGCGCTACAACCGTCGATGACCGCGGTCGCCTCCCGCGCACACGCCCGCAACCAGCTCGGCGCACGGCTGGTGATGGTGGCGATCGGGCTGCTCGTCGCGCCGACGACGCTGCTCGTGGCGGCCACCTCCGGCCCGGTCACGACCGGGTTCGCCATCGCGATAACGGCGGTCGCGATCGGCCTCGTCATGATCACGCGCATCTTCCTGTCGGCGCGTGCGTACCAGCAGAAAGCCGCCCGGGAGGCCAGCCTGCGCGTGGCGTCGCGCGCGCTGATGCTCGCCACCGACCGACCGCAGATCGACGCGGGGGTGACCGCCGCGCTGCGGCAGCTGGTCCCGACGGCGACCGCGCACATTCGCGAGCCCGGCGATCCGCCCGTCGAGGGCCTGCCGTTGGCGCTGGACGGCGGCGAGCCGCGCTTCGCACTGGGGATCATGGTCTTCCGCGGCCCACCCGACCGGCTCGACGAGTTGACCCCCACCCTCCAGGCGCTCGCGGACCAGGCCGCGTCCGCCTACAGTCGCGTCCGGACCGTCGAGAAGCTGGCCGCAGAGCAACGCGAGCAATACTTCCGCACGCTCGTCCAGACCAGCACCGATGTCACGCTGATCAGCCGCGACGGCGCCATCGAGTACGCCACCCCGTCGGCCCGGGATCTGTTCGGTGTCGACGTGGTGGGCGCGAACCTCGACGATCTCGTCGAACGGTCTGGCGGCGGAAGCTGGCCGGATGTCGTCGAAGCCGACGAGGGCGAGGTTCACCTGCCCGATTGCAGTCTGGCGGTGCTCGTGCACCGGCGGGATCTCGCCGACGACCCGACCGTCTGCGGCGTCGTGACCACTTTGCGGGACGTCACCGCCGAACGGGATCTGCGCCGCGATCTGGCGCATCAGGCGAGCCACGACGTGATCACCGGGTTGGCCAATCCACGGCTGTTCCGGCACGCCCTCGCGGAGGCGGTACGCACTCCGGGCGTGGCCGTCATCCTGCTCGACATCGACGACTTCAAGCTGGTCAACGACATGTACGGGCATCCGGTCGGCGACTACCTGCTGGTGACCTGCGCCCGGCGGATCGAGTCCGCCATCGGACCGGCCGACCTGGCCGCTCGCATCGGCGGCGACGAGTTCGGCGTGGTGCTCGGCGACTGCCCCGACGTCGACGTCGCCCGCGACGTCGCTCAGCGCCTGTCCGACCTGCTGGCTGAGCCGGTCGAGGTCGACGGCATGATGATCGAATCCCGGGCGAGCGTCGGGATCGCGCACGTGGCCGGCGGCGGCGACGACAGCCAGCTGATGCAGAAGGCCGACATGGCCCTGTACGCCGCGAAGTCGGGCGGCAAGGGCCGCTGGCGGCAGTACGACGGGGAGATGAGCATCCCGGCCCGCAACCACGTCGAGGTCGGCCGCCGGTTGCGCGCGACCATGGAGTCCGGTGAGCTGATGCTGTACTACCAGCCGATCGTCGACCTGGTCACCGGGGAGACGGTGGGCGTGGAGGCGCTGCTGCGTCTACAGGACGACGGCGATCCCATGCCGCCGCCCCAGATCGTCGCCGCCGCCGAGAGCACCGGGCTGATCGGGCGGCTGGGCGAGTGGATCCTCGACCGGGCGCTGGCCGACCTGCCGCAGTTCCAGCTGCCGGGCCGTGACCCCTGCTACGTCAGCGTCAACGTGTCCGCCCGCCAGCTGCGGCGGACCGACTTCTCGGCGACCGTACGCCGGGCGCTGAAGAGCAGCCGGGTCGACCCCCGACTGCTCGTCCTCGAAGTCACCGAGAACATCCTCATCGAGAACGACGACGAGCGGCCGTGGGCGTATCTGGACGAGTTGCACGCGCTGGGCGTACGCATCGCGATCGACGACTACGGCACCGGGTACGCCTCCCTCGGCTACCTGCGCCAGCCCAGCGTCGACATCGTGAAGATCGACCGGAATCTGCTCACCGATCTGACGCCCCGGGCGACGCGCCTCATCGAGGGAGTGTCGTCGACCCTCCGCTATCTCGGGGTCGACCAGATCGCCGAGGGCGTCGAGACCGAACACGCGCGGGCGATCCTGGTCGACGCCGGCTGCCCCTACGGACAGGGCTTCCTGTTCTCGCCGCCGCTGCCGGTGGACAAGGTCGTCCGCTGGCTGCGGCTGCCCGACGTCACGGCAGGTTCGTGA
- the hemQ gene encoding hydrogen peroxide-dependent heme synthase, giving the protein MRELNSTIRYTMWSVFQATSPLPTLRDDVISEVTGLFDRLAEKDVTIRGTYDVSGLRADADLMIWWHSSSADALQEAYSLFRRTALGRNLTGVWSQAALHRPAEFNRSHIPAFLAGEEPRDYICVYPFVRSYEWYLLPDEERREMLAEHGRMARGYPDVRANTVASFALGDYEWMLAFEGDELYRIVDLMRDLRASRARRHVREEVPFYTGRRREIADIITNLP; this is encoded by the coding sequence ATGCGCGAGCTGAACTCGACCATCCGCTACACGATGTGGTCGGTATTCCAGGCCACCAGCCCGCTGCCGACCCTGCGCGACGATGTGATCTCCGAGGTCACCGGCCTGTTCGATCGGCTGGCCGAGAAGGATGTCACGATCCGGGGCACCTACGACGTGTCGGGTCTGCGGGCCGACGCCGACCTGATGATCTGGTGGCACTCGTCCTCGGCTGACGCGCTGCAGGAGGCGTACTCGTTGTTCCGGCGGACGGCGCTGGGCCGGAACCTGACCGGGGTCTGGTCGCAGGCGGCGTTGCACCGCCCGGCCGAGTTCAACCGCAGCCACATCCCGGCGTTCCTCGCGGGCGAGGAGCCGCGCGACTACATCTGCGTCTACCCGTTCGTCCGCTCCTACGAGTGGTACCTGCTGCCCGACGAGGAGCGGCGCGAGATGCTGGCCGAGCACGGCCGGATGGCGCGCGGCTACCCGGATGTACGGGCCAACACAGTCGCCTCGTTCGCCCTCGGCGACTACGAGTGGATGCTGGCGTTCGAGGGGGACGAGCTGTACCGCATCGTCGATCTGATGCGCGACCTGCGGGCGTCGCGGGCTCGGCGGCACGTCCGCGAGGAGGTCCCGTTCTACACGGGCCGTCGTCGCGAGATCGCCGACATCATCACGAACCTGCCGTGA
- the hemG gene encoding protoporphyrinogen oxidase, which yields MSTRHVVVVGGGVAGLTAALRLAESGVRVTLVEATARLGGKIQTGGDGIETGAEQFLMRTPDGGPSGAARLVADLELGDRLVHPALGAAGLWVDGRLHPMPTGTLMGVPGFSAALDGVATLADADRDLGVPVLSGQDVAVGDLVRSRLGGEVVEHLVDPLLGGVYAGRADLLSLQATIPNLYAALQTAHTLRDGVAASLVKRSAGGPVFGTLRGGLSRLVEALSQRLLDLGVAIHYGIPLRALDELDADAYVLACPAKPAAALLPPAVADLVGELDYASIGLVSMRLPGADLPALTGFLVPADQGLSIKAATFFSRKWEHLAGEPEAAVRVSVGRYGDVGALAMTDEALGAAVQADLAKVVGPLPAASAVRVTRWGGALPQYAPGHLDRVAEARALLGAGRKPVVLAGAAFDGVGIPVCIASGEKAAADLGEFVS from the coding sequence ATGAGCACCCGGCACGTCGTTGTCGTCGGCGGTGGCGTCGCCGGGCTGACCGCCGCGCTGCGGCTCGCCGAGTCCGGCGTACGCGTGACGCTGGTCGAGGCGACCGCGCGGCTGGGCGGCAAGATCCAGACGGGCGGCGACGGGATCGAGACCGGCGCCGAGCAGTTCCTGATGCGTACGCCCGACGGCGGTCCCAGCGGCGCCGCCCGGTTGGTCGCCGACCTGGAGCTGGGCGATCGGCTGGTGCATCCGGCGCTGGGCGCGGCGGGACTGTGGGTCGACGGCCGGTTGCATCCCATGCCGACGGGCACGCTGATGGGCGTACCGGGGTTCTCGGCCGCGCTGGACGGCGTCGCGACGCTCGCCGACGCGGATCGTGATCTCGGCGTACCGGTGCTGAGCGGGCAGGACGTGGCGGTCGGCGACCTGGTCCGGTCGCGGCTCGGCGGTGAAGTGGTGGAGCATCTGGTCGACCCGCTCCTCGGCGGGGTGTACGCCGGACGCGCCGACCTCCTGTCGCTCCAGGCCACCATCCCCAACCTGTACGCGGCCCTGCAGACGGCGCACACCCTGCGTGACGGCGTCGCCGCCTCGCTGGTCAAGCGGTCGGCGGGCGGCCCGGTCTTCGGCACCCTCCGAGGTGGACTGTCCCGGCTGGTCGAGGCGCTGTCCCAACGGCTGCTCGACCTCGGCGTCGCCATCCACTATGGAATTCCGCTGCGGGCGCTCGACGAGCTGGACGCCGACGCGTACGTGCTGGCCTGCCCGGCCAAGCCCGCGGCCGCGCTGCTGCCACCGGCGGTCGCCGACCTCGTCGGCGAGCTCGACTACGCGAGCATCGGCCTCGTGTCGATGCGGTTGCCCGGGGCGGATCTGCCGGCGCTCACCGGCTTCCTGGTCCCGGCCGACCAAGGGCTCTCGATCAAGGCCGCCACGTTCTTCTCCCGGAAATGGGAGCACCTCGCGGGTGAGCCCGAGGCCGCCGTCCGGGTCTCCGTCGGCCGGTACGGCGACGTCGGCGCGCTCGCGATGACCGACGAGGCCCTCGGCGCGGCCGTCCAGGCCGACCTGGCCAAGGTGGTCGGCCCGCTGCCGGCCGCCTCGGCGGTACGCGTGACGCGTTGGGGCGGTGCGCTGCCCCAGTACGCCCCAGGGCACCTCGACCGAGTCGCCGAGGCTCGGGCGCTGCTCGGCGCCGGGCGCAAGCCCGTCGTCCTGGCCGGGGCCGCCTTCGACGGCGTCGGCATCCCCGTCTGCATAGCCTCCGGCGAGAAAGCCGCCGCTGATCTGGGAGAATTCGTATCGTGA
- the hemE gene encoding uroporphyrinogen decarboxylase — translation MTSIAADPTDSVFVRACRGEPVEHTPVWFMRQAGRSLPEYRELRAEAGLSMLETCRRPDLVTEITLQPVRRHGVDAAVFYSDIVVPVAAAGVGVEIVAGTGPVVAEPIRSSADLARVGRAEDADLSFVEEAIRLLIPKLEGTPLIGFAGAPFTLASYLIEGGPSRSHAKTKALMHGDPQLWHGLAERLAEITSTFLRVQIDAGASAVQLFDSWAGALSEADYRRFVLPHSAAVLQEIGPVVPRIHFGVGTAHLLTAMAEAGADVVGVDWRTPLDQAAALVNVADLRLDGSEPGPARPRAVQGNLDPALLSAPWEVVDHEVRRVLAEGEAAPGHVFNLGHGVPPEADPAVLTRIVELVHKISVR, via the coding sequence ATGACCAGCATTGCAGCTGACCCGACCGACTCCGTCTTCGTCCGCGCGTGCCGCGGCGAGCCGGTCGAACACACTCCGGTCTGGTTCATGCGGCAAGCGGGGCGGTCGTTGCCCGAATATCGCGAACTGCGGGCCGAGGCCGGCCTGTCGATGCTGGAGACGTGCCGCCGTCCGGATCTGGTCACCGAGATCACCCTCCAACCGGTACGCCGGCACGGCGTGGACGCGGCGGTGTTCTACAGCGACATCGTGGTGCCCGTCGCGGCGGCGGGGGTCGGCGTGGAGATCGTCGCCGGGACCGGTCCCGTGGTCGCCGAGCCCATCCGGTCCAGCGCCGACCTCGCCCGGGTCGGCCGCGCTGAAGACGCCGATCTCTCCTTTGTGGAGGAAGCGATCCGGCTGCTCATCCCGAAGCTGGAGGGCACTCCGCTGATCGGCTTCGCAGGGGCGCCGTTCACCCTGGCCAGCTACCTCATCGAGGGCGGCCCGTCGCGTTCGCACGCCAAGACCAAGGCGCTGATGCACGGCGACCCGCAGTTGTGGCACGGACTGGCCGAACGGCTCGCGGAGATCACTTCGACGTTCCTGCGGGTGCAGATCGACGCGGGGGCGAGCGCGGTCCAGCTGTTCGACTCGTGGGCCGGCGCCCTGAGCGAGGCCGACTACCGGCGTTTCGTGCTGCCGCACTCTGCGGCGGTCCTCCAGGAGATCGGCCCCGTGGTGCCGCGGATCCACTTCGGCGTCGGCACGGCGCACCTGCTCACGGCGATGGCGGAAGCGGGTGCCGACGTCGTCGGGGTCGACTGGCGTACGCCGCTCGACCAGGCCGCCGCCCTGGTGAACGTCGCGGACCTGCGGCTGGACGGCAGTGAACCGGGTCCGGCGCGACCGCGAGCGGTGCAGGGCAACCTCGATCCGGCGTTGCTGAGCGCGCCGTGGGAGGTCGTCGACCACGAGGTACGCCGGGTGCTGGCCGAAGGCGAAGCCGCCCCCGGTCACGTCTTCAACCTGGGGCACGGTGTGCCGCCCGAAGCGGATCCGGCGGTGCTGACCCGGATCGTGGAACTCGTCCACAAGATCAGCGTGCGATGA
- a CDS encoding DUF3000 domain-containing protein: protein MPTTLRTPPDVFTRAVEALQAAPTRREISLEEVGAPTRLAPYAHAVGATVLRDGEEVATGRLVLLHDPAGHEAWQGTMRLVTYVTAELEPEYAADPLLPQVGWSWLVDALDAHTGPGRGDGYTAIAGTVTQTLSTRFGDLARLAEDEEPPGSPTAADLEIRASWTPLGPNLDDHMLAWCTLLASTAGLPPEGVTALPTRRKEG from the coding sequence ATGCCGACCACGCTTCGCACGCCCCCGGACGTCTTCACCCGGGCGGTCGAAGCACTGCAAGCCGCTCCGACCCGCCGGGAGATCTCGCTGGAGGAGGTCGGTGCGCCGACCCGGCTCGCGCCGTACGCGCACGCCGTGGGCGCCACCGTGCTCCGCGACGGCGAGGAGGTGGCCACGGGCCGGTTGGTCCTGCTGCACGACCCGGCCGGTCACGAGGCCTGGCAGGGGACGATGCGGCTGGTCACCTACGTGACGGCGGAACTGGAACCCGAGTACGCCGCCGACCCGCTGTTGCCGCAGGTGGGCTGGTCGTGGCTGGTGGACGCGCTGGACGCGCACACCGGTCCGGGCCGGGGGGACGGCTACACCGCCATCGCCGGGACCGTCACGCAGACGCTGTCGACCCGGTTCGGCGACCTCGCCCGGCTCGCCGAGGACGAGGAGCCGCCAGGCTCGCCGACCGCTGCCGACCTGGAGATCCGCGCGTCGTGGACGCCGCTCGGGCCGAACCTCGACGATCACATGCTGGCCTGGTGCACACTGCTGGCCTCCACCGCCGGGCTGCCGCCCGAGGGTGTGACCGCGCTGCCCACCCGCCGCAAAGAAGGCTGA
- a CDS encoding S1C family serine protease yields the protein MTQPTMTTQPTQRPAYVPPVPLSSVPATAPMSGFPGGPVPPVNAPGGRRVSWPGVVALILVVLLLGVTAFQAYQVNRLGNELDETRARAAADVSAADKRVEAVEKQLATQFNAEKIAAKTLPSVFRVRTPESIGSAFAVGTASDGGTNLLTNFHVIEDVWNDGTKKVKIEHADQLYDATVVAGDKKADIAQLHTTAKIEGLKVAATESKSGQEILVVGSPLGLKDTVTSGVVSAFREETTQHGPYIQFDAPINPGNSGGPVINANYEVIGIASAKFTDAEGLGLAIPIKIACDKFTIC from the coding sequence GTGACGCAGCCCACCATGACGACGCAGCCCACGCAGCGTCCGGCGTACGTGCCGCCCGTTCCGCTGTCGTCCGTCCCGGCGACCGCGCCGATGTCCGGTTTCCCGGGCGGTCCGGTGCCGCCGGTGAACGCGCCTGGGGGACGCCGCGTCAGCTGGCCCGGTGTCGTCGCGCTGATCCTCGTCGTGCTGCTGCTCGGCGTGACCGCTTTCCAGGCGTACCAAGTGAACCGCCTCGGCAACGAGCTGGACGAGACCCGGGCGCGGGCCGCCGCCGACGTGTCGGCCGCCGACAAGCGGGTCGAGGCGGTGGAGAAGCAGCTGGCGACGCAGTTCAACGCCGAGAAGATCGCCGCGAAGACGCTGCCCAGCGTGTTCCGTGTGCGTACGCCGGAGAGCATCGGCTCGGCCTTCGCGGTCGGCACCGCCTCCGACGGCGGCACCAACCTGCTGACCAACTTCCACGTGATCGAGGACGTCTGGAACGACGGCACCAAGAAGGTCAAGATCGAGCACGCCGATCAGCTGTACGACGCGACCGTCGTGGCCGGGGACAAGAAGGCCGACATCGCGCAGTTGCACACGACGGCGAAGATCGAGGGACTGAAGGTCGCCGCCACCGAGTCCAAGTCGGGTCAGGAGATCCTGGTCGTCGGCTCGCCGCTGGGTTTGAAGGACACCGTCACCAGCGGTGTGGTCAGCGCCTTCCGGGAGGAGACCACGCAGCACGGGCCGTACATCCAGTTCGACGCGCCGATCAACCCCGGCAACTCGGGTGGCCCGGTCATCAACGCGAATTACGAGGTCATCGGAATCGCCTCGGCGAAGTTCACCGATGCCGAGGGCCTCGGGCTGGCGATCCCGATCAAGATCGCCTGCGACAAGTTCACGATCTGCTAG